From one Deltaproteobacteria bacterium genomic stretch:
- a CDS encoding glycosyltransferase gives MVMVVGRFERKKTFPAQILVESTKEVEKKIPGITAVLVGHGNDIDMLRECGAETNSSLQRDAVKILGFRKDVRELLSVARLVVGTGKAAIEVMACGKPLIGAGRYGTVGLVIRDRAQAAEDTLFGDLGQAEPITVHNLSKEMLRL, from the coding sequence GTGGTCATGGTCGTTGGCAGGTTCGAGAGAAAGAAGACCTTTCCTGCGCAAATTCTCGTCGAATCCACAAAAGAAGTGGAAAAAAAGATCCCCGGAATAACAGCGGTGCTCGTCGGACACGGCAACGACATCGACATGCTGAGGGAGTGCGGAGCGGAAACGAACTCCTCCCTGCAGAGGGATGCGGTTAAAATTCTCGGTTTTCGGAAGGACGTACGGGAACTGCTCTCGGTAGCCCGCCTCGTGGTGGGAACAGGGAAGGCAGCTATCGAAGTGATGGCCTGCGGGAAGCCCCTGATCGGCGCGGGACGGTACGGAACCGTCGGGCTCGTCATACGTGACAGGGCGCAGGCCGCCGAAGATACTCTCTTCGGCGATCTCGGGCAGGCAGAGCCGATTACCGTGCACAATCTCTCAAAAGAGATGCTGCGGCT
- a CDS encoding glycosyltransferase translates to MESKRPPITTIIICQDNESYIRNCLDSVTWTDEIIAVDSGSSDKTVEILTEAGAKTYHKEWEGFRKQKEHAMSLATNDWILEVDTDEFLSAELIDEISNITPEQWSAYTCFEVPRLTYFQDKPIYHCGWFPDHKPRLYNRKNGTWVGLNIHEHFSSFGAKKKLESILVHKPPWDISSFMKRTLNYAIMNAKDYADTGRKARFIDLTLRPLYTFFYKFFVRRGFLDGMRGFIICCAESFGVFVKYAVLMDIQRKK, encoded by the coding sequence ATGGAATCGAAGAGACCCCCGATAACAACCATCATCATCTGCCAGGACAATGAATCATATATTCGAAACTGCCTGGACAGCGTCACGTGGACAGATGAAATAATCGCCGTCGATTCGGGGAGCAGCGATAAAACCGTAGAGATCCTTACCGAGGCTGGGGCGAAGACGTATCACAAAGAGTGGGAAGGATTCAGAAAGCAGAAGGAACACGCCATGAGTCTGGCGACGAACGACTGGATCCTCGAAGTGGATACGGATGAGTTCCTCTCGGCGGAGCTGATCGATGAAATAAGCAACATCACCCCGGAGCAATGGTCTGCGTATACATGTTTCGAGGTGCCCCGGCTCACTTATTTTCAGGATAAGCCCATTTACCACTGCGGCTGGTTTCCGGACCACAAGCCGCGCCTTTATAACAGAAAAAATGGAACCTGGGTAGGCCTCAACATACATGAGCACTTCAGTTCGTTTGGGGCCAAAAAAAAACTGGAAAGCATTCTCGTGCACAAGCCCCCCTGGGACATCTCCTCCTTCATGAAAAGGACGTTAAACTACGCGATCATGAACGCGAAAGATTACGCCGATACGGGGCGAAAAGCCCGCTTCATCGACCTGACGCTCCGACCCTTGTACACTTTTTTCTACAAATTTTTTGTCCGGAGGGGTTTCCTCGATGGCATGCGGGGTTTTATTATCTGCTGCGCCGAGTCTTTCGGGGTCTTCGTCAAGTATGCTGTCCTCATGGACATACAGAGAAAAAAGTAA